The genomic segment CCTGGCTGGTCACCGGGGCCCTGCTCTACGGGGCCATTGTGGCCTTCGGCAAGGCCGACTGGGTGCGCCTCGCGCCGTTCGGCGTGCTCGGGCTGATCGGCTTGGTGTGGAGCATCCGCTTCACGCGGGCGCAGTTCGCCGCCTACGCGGCGGAAAAGGCGGGCGAACGGCGCGGGCAGTGAGCGCGACCCGGACCCTGCAGGTCAAGGCCAGGCCGGGGGCACGCAACAGCTCGCTGGAGCAGCAGCCCGACGGCAGCTGGCGCGCCGAGCTGAAAGCCCCGCCGGTGGACGGCAAGGCCAATGCCGAGCTGGTCGCGCTGGTGGCAAAACACTTCGGCCTGCGCAAGTCGCAGGTGAAGATCCGGAGCGGCGCCGGCGGGCGGATGAAGCTGGTCGAGCTCGCCGAGTGAATCCAGGTCAGTGGTGGCAGTGGCAGTCCGCGCCGACGGCCGCCTCAGGCAGCTCGCCCGCCAGCCACAGCCGGACCGCCCGCTCGGGGTCCTTCTCGTCGGTCACCACCACGCGGATGCCGTGACGCGCCAGGCGGGCGCTCAGCCCGTTTCCCATGCCGCCCACGATGAGCACGTCCACGTCCTCCAGCGGCGCCGGAATGGCGGGCGCCAGGTCGTGGAAGCACTGCTCCTGCGGCAGCTCCAGCAGTTCACTCGGACGCAGATCCGGGTCCGAGCTATCGAAAAGCCAGAAACGGCGGCAGCGGCCGGCATGGCCGGTGACCTCGCGGCGGTTCTGGCTGGCGACGGCGATCTTCATATCCCGGTCTCTCTGAGGGAGGTCGCAACCATTATTCATCATCCATGGCCACGCGCAGTATCGTGGTATCCCGTTGCAGCCCTGCCGGGCGGAGTCGGTTAGCGGCGCCGCCACGTCAACTACTTATATCCATCTTGCCCCGGATAGCCTATATCAAGACCATGTCACCCGGGGCTTCGCGAGGCTATGGGTGGTTGTTACGTGGATATCCACAGGGACTGATCGAGGATAAAAAGATGAACAAGACTGCACTGGGCCTGGCGGTAGCCGCCGCACTCAGCATAGCCATTCCAGCCACCGCGCTGGCCGCCCAAGGCGACGTGCTGCTGCGCGTCGGCGCGAGCAGCGTACAGCCGAAGGACGACAACCTGGTACTGGCGCCCGGCGTCGTGCTGCAGGTCGATGACGACGACCGCTTCACTTTCGACGTCACCTACATGTTCCGTGACCACTGGGGCATCGAGCTGCTGGCTTCCGACGAGTGGAACCACGGCTTCACGGTCCCCGGAGCGGGAATCTCCGGCTACGTCGAGCACCTGCCGCCGACGCTCAGCCTGCAGTACCACTTCCTGCCGGAGTCACGCATCCGGCCCTATGTCGGCGCAGGCCTGAACTACACCATCTTCTCCAACGAGACGAGCAACGCCGGGGACCTGAACCTGCGCGGCTCCTTCGGGCCGGCCGTCCAGGCGGGCGTGGACATCGGCATCACGGAGAACATTTTCCTGAACGGCGTGGTGCGCTGGATCGACATCGATTCCGACGCCAGCCTGAACGGCGCCGACATCGGCACGATCGAGATCGATCCGATTATCTACGGCATCCACCTGGGTTACCGCTTCGGTCGCCCGGCCCCGGTCGTCGCTGCTGCACCGGTAGCAGCAGCCCCGCCGCCGCCGCCGCCCGCTCCGCCGCCCCCGCCGCCACCGCCACCGCCCGCAGATACGGACGGTGACGGCGTGCCGGACAGCGTCGACCGCTGCCCGACCACCCCGGCCGGCGCCAGGGTCGACCAGTACGGCTGCAGCTGTGATTTCGAGATGAGGCTGACCTTCGAGTTCGGCTCGGCCGCGCTGTCTGCGGCTGACAAGGCGATGCTCGACGAGATCATTCCGACGCTTCGCGATCTGACCTTCATCCGTGGCACGATCTCGGGCCATACCGACAGCGTCGGACCCGAGGCCTTCAACCAGCAGCTGTCCGAGCGGCGTGCCCAGGCGGTCAAGGACTACCTGGTCGCCAACGGCGTGCCGGCCCAGGAGTTCGGAGTCATCGGCTTCGGCGAGACCATGCCGGTTGCCAGCAACGATACCGACGAAGGCCGCGCCCTGAACCGCCGCGTGGTCCTCGAACGGGTCGACTGTGACTAGACCGACCAGGCCTTAGCGCATCAGCGCAACCTGCGAGCCCCGGCTTCCGCAAGGAGGCCGGGGCTTCTTTATGCGCGCACACCCACTGCAATGCTGGTGACATCACGGCGTAATCATCGCCCGGCATCTTTCGCTCTTTATCCCGGAACTTTGCAGGAGCGAAAGCATGCAGTTGACGAAATTCCAGGCCGCGGCGGCGGTGTGCATCCTTGGCGTCGGCCTTGCCGGCTGCGAGGGCGATGACGGCAGGGACGGCGCGCCAGGCGCCACCGGCCCGACCGGCCCCCAGGGCCCCGCCGGCACCACCGAGGTCCTGCTCGACCTCAACCAGGTCGGCCGTTACGCCTCCGGCGTATT from the Thioalkalivibrio sp. XN279 genome contains:
- a CDS encoding OmpA family protein; its protein translation is MNKTALGLAVAAALSIAIPATALAAQGDVLLRVGASSVQPKDDNLVLAPGVVLQVDDDDRFTFDVTYMFRDHWGIELLASDEWNHGFTVPGAGISGYVEHLPPTLSLQYHFLPESRIRPYVGAGLNYTIFSNETSNAGDLNLRGSFGPAVQAGVDIGITENIFLNGVVRWIDIDSDASLNGADIGTIEIDPIIYGIHLGYRFGRPAPVVAAAPVAAAPPPPPPAPPPPPPPPPPADTDGDGVPDSVDRCPTTPAGARVDQYGCSCDFEMRLTFEFGSAALSAADKAMLDEIIPTLRDLTFIRGTISGHTDSVGPEAFNQQLSERRAQAVKDYLVANGVPAQEFGVIGFGETMPVASNDTDEGRALNRRVVLERVDCD
- a CDS encoding NifB/NifX family molybdenum-iron cluster-binding protein; translation: MKIAVASQNRREVTGHAGRCRRFWLFDSSDPDLRPSELLELPQEQCFHDLAPAIPAPLEDVDVLIVGGMGNGLSARLARHGIRVVVTDEKDPERAVRLWLAGELPEAAVGADCHCHH
- a CDS encoding DUF167 domain-containing protein, producing the protein MSATRTLQVKARPGARNSSLEQQPDGSWRAELKAPPVDGKANAELVALVAKHFGLRKSQVKIRSGAGGRMKLVELAE